The following DNA comes from Allobranchiibius huperziae.
TGACCGCGTTGGCGGGGATGCGGGTGCGCGGATTGACGTTGGAGAGCAGTCTCGACCCGGGGATGCCGCGGTCCCGGCTGAAGGCGAACGTCATCCGCGACGCACTCGTGAGGCAGGCGGTGGCGCAGAAGAGCTGGCCGGCCGTGGAGATGAGCAGGATCAGGACGTGCCACTTCTGCGGCAGGGCCTGTCCGAAGATGAGGTCGACGGCGCCACCGCCTTTGGTCACCGCCTTCGGATCCTGCACGGCGAAGACGAACGCCAGCAGGAGCACGTACCCGCCGATCGCCGAGTAGAAGATGGAGCGCCAGATCCCCTGGGCGGCCCCCTTCGCGGCACCCTGCGTCTCCTCCGACAGGTGCGCGGAGGCGTCGAATCCGGTGATCGTGTACTGGGTGAGCAGGAGCCCCAGCGGCATGACGAGGAACCAGTACTTGTTGTCCGCATAGCCGGAGTTGTTGATCCGGTCGGTGAAGACGAAGCTCGCGCTCTGGTGCTTGTCGGGGATGATGATCAGCACCGCGATGATGATGGCCGCGCCCGCCACGTGCCACCAGACCGAGATGTTGTTGAGCACCGCGAGCAGGTGACCGCTGAAGATGTTGGCCAGCGCCGCGAGCACCATGATCACCACGAAGATGGCGAAGACCGTCTTCAGACCGGAGTGCTTGGCCCACGAGGCGCTCAAGGTGTCCAGGGTCAGGTCCAGGAAGGTGGCTGCGCCGTACCCGACGGACGCGGTCACGGCGAGCAGCCCGATCAGGTTGAGCCAGCCGGTGAAGAAGCCCGCGCCGGGGCCGCCCATCTTCGAGGCCCACCAGTAGATGCCGCCGGAGGTCGGGTACGCCGAGACGAGTTCGCTCATCGTCAGGCCGATGATGAGGATAAACGCGGAGATGATCGGCCAGCCCCACGAGATCGCGACCGGCCCGCCGTTGTTCCACGCCTGCCCGAAGGTGGTGAAGCAACCGGCCAGGATCGAGATGATCGAGAAGGAGATCGCGAAGTTGGAGAAGCTGGACCAGCTGCGGCTCAACTCCTGTTTGTAGCCGAGCGTGGCGAGGAGCGCGTCGTCGTCGGACAGGGGTGCGGCGTCATCGGCCATGGGGGCTCCTGGTGCGAGAGTCGTTCTGCGCGAGGCTAGTGGCGCCGATCGGCCCCGGTCCATGGATCTGAGGAAAAAAGGTCCATTTCCAAACCATTGACGGCGGGCGCCGCGGTGGTGAGACTGGCCGCGTGTCAGCCGTGCCGCACCTCGCGCCCTACCGGGATCTGCAGGAGTTCACCCTGCAGCCGGCGGTCGGGAACGTCTTCGAGGCCGTCGTCGGGCAACTCGCGACGGCGATCCGACTGGGCGTCTTCGCCGACGGCGAGCAGTTGCCGCCCGAGCGCGAACTGTCCGAACGGCTCGGTGTCAGCCGGATGACGCTGCGGGACGCGATCGCGGCGCTGCGCGACGCCGGTCTGGTCCGGACCACCCGCGGTCGCGGTGGCGGCACGGTCGTGACCTACGACGGCACGCACGCGCCCGGCGTACGACCGGCAGGGGAGTACGACGTGGCCGACGTATTGCGTTTCCGGCGGCTCGTCGAGGCCGGCGCGGTGGAGGCTGCCGCAGAGCGGACCCTCGACGACGAACAGCGGGCATGGCTGTCACGGTGCCTCGCCGATGCCGCGAACACCGTTGGCACCAGCGAGCATCGGATCGCCGACTCCCGCCTGCACCTGGCGCTCGCGACTGTGTCCGGCAGCGCGTTGCTGGCCGAGTCGGTGACTCGGGCGCAGGCCGCCCTCGGTGATCTGCTCGCCGCGATCCCGGTGCTGCCGCGCAATATCGAGCATTCGCAGTCTCAGCATGCCCGGATCGTCGACGCGGTCCTGCGCGCCGACGCGGTGGAGGCGGGGGACGCCATGCGGCAGCACTGCGACGCGACCGCCGAACTGCTCATCGGGCTGATCGGATGAGCCGTTGACGAGACACCCGAGCCGGAGAGAAGGGCCGCGATGACCGCACCCACACTGACGCTGGAGGAGCTGCGCGCCCAGATCGAGGCGGGCACGATCGACACCGTCATCGTCGCCTTCACCGACATGCAGGGCCGACTGCAGGGCAAACGGCTGCACGCCCACTACTTCCTGGAGCATGCGCTCGCCGACGGCACCGAGGGCTGCAACTATCTGCTCGCAGTCGACGTCGACATGAACACCGTTGCCGGCTATGCGATCTCGTCCTGGGAGAGGGGATACGGAGACTTTCTCTTCGAGTTGGACCTGACGACGTTGCGGCGCACGCCGGGAGAACCGACCAGCGCGACCATCCAGTGCGATCTGGCCTGGCTGGACGACCGCGGACCGGTGCGTGAGGCACCCCGGTCGGTGCTGCGTGCGCAGGTGGAGCGGGCTGCTCGGGCCGGGTGGTCGGCGTACGCCGGCACCGAGCTTGAGTTCATCGTCTTCGAGCAGACCTACGAGCAGGCCTGGGATGCGCAGTACGTCGGGCTCACCTCGGCCAACCGCTACAACATCGACTACTCGATCGTGGGCGGCAGTCGGGTGGAGCCGCTGCTGCGCGATATCCGCAATCAGATGTGGTCCGCGGGCATGGTCGTCGAGAGCGCGAAGGGCGAGTGCAACCCCGGGCAGCACGAGATCGGCTTCCTCTACGACGAGGTGCTGCGCACCTGCGACAACCACGTCGTCTACAAGACCGGCGCCAAGCAGATCGCCGCGCAGCACGGGCGGTCGCTGACCTTCATGGCCAAGTACGACGAGCATGAGGGGAACAGCTGCCATATCCACCTCTCGCTGCGCGGGGCCGACGGCGCCATGGTGTTCGCCGACGACGTGCGCGACGGGGGCCACAGCAGGCTCTTCGACCACTTCCTGGCCGGGCTGCTCGCGACAGCGCGTGAGTTCACCTGCTTCTACGCGCCGAACATCAACTCCTACAAACGATTCGCCGACGGTTCGTTCGCGCCGACCGCCGTCGCGTGGGGCCGCGACAACCGCACCTGCGCTCTGCGTGTGGTCGGCCACGGCCCGTCGCTGCGGGTGGAGAACAGACTGCCCGGAGGCGACGTCAACCCCTACCTGGCGACGGCGGCGATGCTCGCCGGTGGCCTGTACGGCATCGAGAACGAACTCGAGCTCGAGCCGGCGTTCGAGGGGAACGCGTACACCAGCGATGCGCCGAAGGTGCCGACGACGCTGGACGAGGCACGACGACTGCTACTCGAATCCGACGTGGCACGAGCGGCATTCGGCGACGACGTCGTCGAGCACTACGCCCACGCGGCCGAGGTCGAGATCGCCGCCTTCGGCGCCGCGGTCACCGACTGGGAGCGCAAGCGGGGGTTCGAGCGACTGTGAGCACGCCGTACGACGTTATCAACCCCTCGACCGGCCGGACGATCCGGGCGGTGCACCATGCGAGCCTGGAGGAGACGGACGCGGTCATCGCCCGTGCGCACGCCGCGGCACCGGCCTGGGCCCGCGTCGACCCCGCCGACCGTGGACGCCTGCTGCGGCGGTTCGCGGACGTCGTCGACGCCCATCTGGCCGAGCTGGCCGAGCTGGAGATCGAGAACGCCGGCCACACCCGCGGCAACGCGATGTGGGAGGCGGGCAACGTGCGCGACGTTCTGCACTATTACGCCGCCGCCCCGGAACGACTGTGCGGCAGGCAGATTCCGGTTGCCGGTGGGATCGATCTGACCTTCCAGGAGCCACTGGGCGTGGTCGGCGTCATCGTGCCCTGGAACTTCCCGATGCCCATCTTCGGCTGGGCCGTCGGGCCGGCACTGGCCGCGGGCAACACGGTCGTGGTGAAACCTGCCGAACTGACTCCGTTCACCGCGCTGCGGCTGGCCGAGCTCGCCCTCGAAGCCGGGTTGCCGGAGGGGGTGCTCAACGTCGTACCGGGTGAGGGACCGGTCGTGGGTCAGCGGTTCGTCACCCACCCGCACGTGCGCAAGGTCTGCTTCACCGGGTCGACGGCGGTCGGCAAGAGACTGATGGCCCTGGCGGCCGACGATCTGACACGGGTGACGCTCGAGCTCGGCGGCAAGAGCGCCAACATCGTCTTCGCGGACTGCGACGTCGACGCCGCGGCGGCTGCCGCACCCGGTGCGGTCTTCGACAATGCCGGGCAGGACTGCTGCGCGCGGAGCCGGATCCTCGTGCAGCGCAGCGTCTTCGACCGCTTCATGGAGTCCATGGAGCCGGCGGTGCATGCGGTCCGGGTGCAGGACCCGTCGTTGAACGGCGATGCCGACATGGGGCCGCTCATCAGCGACACCCAACGGCAGCGGGTGCGCGGCTTCGTCGAGGACGCCGACTCAGCGGTGCAGATCGCATTCCGCGGTGACGCGCCCGACGGTGCCGGCTGGTGGTACCCGCCGACCGTGGTCGTGCCGACCGGCACCGGTGACCCGCTGTGGCAGGAGGAGATCTTCGGTCCGGTGGTCTCGGTGCTGCCGTTCGAGGACGAGGCGGATGCGATCGCGATGGCCAACGACACGGCGTACGGTCTGGCGGGCTCGATCTGGACCGACAACCTCGGTCGCGGACTGCGCGTCGCGCGGGGCGTGCGCGCGGGCAATCTGTCGGTCAATTCCCATTCGGCGGTGCGCTACTCGACGCCGTTCGGCGGCTTCAAGTCCTCCGGCCTCGGTCGTGAGCTCGGACCGGACGCTCTCGACGCGTTCACCGAGACCAAGAACGTCTTCATCTCCACCGCCCACTGACCCCGAAAGAAGGGACATTCGATGCCTGGAAGGCTGCAGGACAAGGTCGCCGTCGTCACCGGAGGATGCTCCGGCATCGGGCTGGCCACCGTCCGCCGGTTCGCGGAGGAGGGCGCGTCCGTGATCATCGCCGACATCGACGAGCAGACCGGCGAGCGGGTCGCTGACGAGGTGCACGGGCGATTCGTGCGCACCGACGTGACCGATGCCGAGCAGGTCGAGGCGCTGTTCGCGACCGCCAAGTCGGCGTACGGCAGCGTCGATGTCGCGTTCAACAACGCCGGTATCTCACCACCCGACGACGACTCGATCCTCACCACCGGGATCGAGGCGTGGCAGCGCGTGCAGCACGTGAACCTGACCAGCGTCTACCTGTGCTGTAAGGCCGTGCTGCCGTACATGATCGAGCAGAAGCGCGGATCCATCATCAACACAGCGTCATTCGTCGCGATCATGGGAGCTGCCACCTCGCAGATCTCCTACACGGCGAGCAAGGGCGGGGTCCTCGCGATGTCGCGTGAGCTGGGGGTGCAGTTCGCACGCGACGGGGTGCGGGTCAACGCCCTGTGCCCCGGGCCGGTCAACACTCCGCTGCTCAAGGAGCTCTTCGCCGCCGATCCGGAGCGTGCCGCACGCCGGCTGGTGCACGTGCCGGTCGGCCGGTTCGGCGAACCGGAGGAGATCGCGAACGCCGTACTCTTCCTGGCCTCCGACGAGTCCAGTTTCATCACCGCCACCGACTTCCTGGTCGACGGCGGCATCTCCGGCGCGTACGTCACGCCGCTGTGAGCAGGCCTGTCATCGGCATCACGCCGTACCTGGAACCCGTCGACCGGGACGTCTGGCGCGCCCAGCTGAGCGTGACGCTGCCGGCGACCTATGCCGAGAAGGTGATCGAGGCCGGCGGCATCCCGTTGGTGGTGCCACCGCTGCCCGACGCCGACGAGGAATGGGCCGCACGGGTGCTGGGACGGGTCGACGGTCTGATCCTCTCCGGCGGCGCCGACGTCGAGGCGGCCCGGTACGGCGCGCAGCCGCACCCCGCCGCTCAGGAGGCTCGGCCTGATCGCGACGTCAGCGAGCTGCTGCTGGCGCAGGTCGGGCGGGAACTCGACGTGCCGACGCTCGGGATCTGCCGGGGGATGCAGGTGATGGCGGTGGCGGCCGGCGGCACACTCAATCAGCATCTGCCGGATGACGTGGGCCACGAGAGGCATTCGCCGTCACCGGGGGAGTGGTCCTCCCACCGGGTGCTGGTGGGGCAGGGCACTCCGCTCGCCGCGCTGCTCGGCGCCGAGGTGACGTGCCCGACGTACCACCATCAGGGCGTCGCGTCCTGTCCCGGGTACGACGTGGTGGCCCGCGCCGAGGACGGGGTGGTAGAGGCCATCCACGACCCGTCGGCACGGTGGCGGCTCGGGGTGCAGTGGCACCCCGAGCAGGGCGACGACCTGCGGCTCTTCGAAGCACTCGTCGCGGCCTGTTCCTGACATGGGAGTACGTGCGCGCCCGATCGAGCGCGTATCCACTCCCACGATCGTCAGCGGAAGTCGCGGGAGGTCAGCTCCACGGCGATCGGCAGCTTCTCCAACCGGTCGGCGACCACGTTGACGATGTTCTCCGGTGACCGTTCGAGCACGCCGCGGATGATCATGGCGGGTGCGGACCGGGCTATGACGCGGTAGCGGTGCCAGACGCCCCGGCTGCAGATGATGTTGATCAGGCCTGTCTCGTCCTCGAGGTTGAGGAACGTGATGCCGCTCGCGGTCGCGGGCCGCTGCCGGTGGGTCACCACCCCGGCCACCTCGATGCGCCGACCGGACTCGACCGTGAGCAGGTCACTCGTGCGCAGGACGCCCCGCTCGCGCATCACCGTGCGGGCGTGCCGCATCGGGTGGTCCGCGGGGCTGATGCCGGTGGCCTGCAGATCGTGGATCAACAGCTCACCCAGGGTGAGCTCCGGCAGCAGCGGGGGCTGGTAGGGCACGTTGATGTCGAGCTGGCCCTGCTTGATCGCCGTGGCATCGGCCGCCTGCCACAACGCGCCGCGGCGCGAGCCGGACAGGTCATCGAGCGCTCCGGACAGCGAAAGCGCCTCCATCTGCTCGGTGTCCAGCTCGGCACGCCTGGCGAGGTCGCTCAGGTCGGCGAATCTGCCGTCCCGTTCCCGGCACGCGACGATCCGCTCGGCGACCTCCTGGCCGAGCGCCGAGACGTCGTCCAGGCCGAGGCGCACACTGTGCTGCCCGTCGCGGCGGTGCCGTTCGGTGTCCGGAGGTCGTGTCGCGTCGAACTCGCCGATCTCGTCCTGCTGGTAGTCCCGCAGGCAGGACTCCATGCCGCCGCCCATGCCGTGAGTGGCACCGTCCTCAGCCTCCAGGTCGGCATAGACGTTCGAACGATGGATGTCTGGTTGTAACACGATGACGCCATGTCTTCGGGCGTCACCGACCAAGGTCTGCGATGAGTAGAAACCCATCGGCTGGGCACGTAGCAACGACGCCAGGAACGCCGCGGGGTAGTGCAGTTTCAGCCACGAGCTCGCATAGACCAGCACCGCGAAGCTGAGCGAATGCGACTCCGCGAAGCCGAAGTTCGCGAATGCCTCGATCTTGTTGTAGATCTCGTCAGCCGTCTCCGGCGCGATCCCGTTGGCGGCCATCCCGTCGTACAACTTGGCCTTGAGCGTCTCGATCTTCTCGACACCCCGCTTGGATCCCATCGCGCGGCGCAGCAGGTCGGCGTCGGCGGTGCTGCAGTTGCCGACGGTGGTGGCCATCTGCATCAGCTGCTCCTGGAAGAGCGGGATGCCGAGCGTGCGCTCCAGGACGTCCTCCAGCAGGGGGTGCGGGTAGGTGACCGCCTCCTCGCCGGTACGACGCCGGATGTACGGGTGCACCGCACCGCCCTGGATGGGACCCGGGCGGATCAGCCCGATCTCGACCGTGAGGTCGTAGAAGCAGCGCGGCTTCAGGCGGGGAAGGGTGCCGATCTGCGCGCGGCTCTCCACCTGGAAGACACCGATCGAGTCGGCCCGGCACAGCATGTCGTAGACACCGGGCTCGTTGCGGGGGATCGTCTCCATCCGCCACACCTGCCCGAAGTGGGTGCGCACCAGGTCGAAGGTGTGCTGGACGGCTGCCAGCATCCCGAGGCCCAGCAGGTCGAACTTGACCAGCCCCATCCACGCGCAGTCGTCCTTGTCCCATTGCAGGACAGTGCGATCGGTCATCCGGGCCGGCTCGATGGGGCAGACGTTGCCGACCGGTTCGTCGGTCAGCACCATGCCGCCGGAGTGGATGCCCAGGTGCCGGGGGAAGGTGAGCACCTGGCTGGCCAGCTCCACGACGGCCGGAGCGATGTCGTGGTCGGCGCTGTCGATCTGCCCGCCCCACCGCTCGACCTGCTTGGACCAGGCGTCCTGCTGGCCCTGACTGTGTCCGAGCGCCTTGGCCATGTCGCGCACGGCGTTCTTGGGGCGGTAGGTGATGACGTTGGCGACCTGGGCGGCGTTGCGGCGGCCGTACTTCGCGTAGACGTGCTGGATGACCTCCTCCCGGCGTCCGGCATCGAAGTCGACGTCGATGTCGGGCGCCTCCTCGCGCAGCTCGGACAGGAACCGCTCGAAGGGCAGGCCGTAGAAGATCGGGTCGATGACCGTGATGCCGAGGGCGTAGCAGACGGCCGACGCGGCAGCGGATCCCCTTCCCTGACAGAGGATCCCCTGCTCGTGCGCGAAGCTGACGATCTCGTGCACGATGAGGAAGTAGCCCGGGAAGTCCTTGGCCTCGATCACCCGCAGCTCGTGCTCGAGTCGCTCCCGGTGGGCCGGGGTCAGCTCCTTCCACGCCTGCGCGGCGCCCTGCCAGGTGAGTTCGCGCAGCCAGCTCATCGGCGTGTGCCCGTCGGGCACCTCCTGGCGAGGCAGTCGCGGGCTGGCGGAGCGCAGCCGGAAACCCAGGTCGGCGGCGATGTCGGCGGTGCGCTCGACCGCGCCGGGGAACCGGGCGAAGCGTGCCCGCATCTCGGCGCCGCTGCGGATGTGCGCCTGGTCGCTGCTCGGCAGCCACCCGTCGAGATCCTCCAGACTGCGACGGGCCCGAACCGCGGACAACGCACTCGCCAGCCGGAACCGGTCGGGAGCGGCATAGTGCACCGCGTTGGTCGCCACCGTGTCGACGCCGGCGCGGCGGGCGATCTCGGCCAGTCGGTCGATGCGCAGACTGTCTGCAGGGTCGCCGTGATCGGTGAGCTCGACGAGCACGTTGGCGGCACCGAAGAGGTCCTGCAACCGGCGTACCTCAGCGAGTGCCGCGTCGTCACCGGAGCGTTCCAGCGCCTGCCGGACCATCCCCTTGCGGCAGCCGGTGAGCACCGTCCA
Coding sequences within:
- a CDS encoding FadR/GntR family transcriptional regulator; this encodes MSAVPHLAPYRDLQEFTLQPAVGNVFEAVVGQLATAIRLGVFADGEQLPPERELSERLGVSRMTLRDAIAALRDAGLVRTTRGRGGGTVVTYDGTHAPGVRPAGEYDVADVLRFRRLVEAGAVEAAAERTLDDEQRAWLSRCLADAANTVGTSEHRIADSRLHLALATVSGSALLAESVTRAQAALGDLLAAIPVLPRNIEHSQSQHARIVDAVLRADAVEAGDAMRQHCDATAELLIGLIG
- a CDS encoding aldehyde dehydrogenase family protein — translated: MSTPYDVINPSTGRTIRAVHHASLEETDAVIARAHAAAPAWARVDPADRGRLLRRFADVVDAHLAELAELEIENAGHTRGNAMWEAGNVRDVLHYYAAAPERLCGRQIPVAGGIDLTFQEPLGVVGVIVPWNFPMPIFGWAVGPALAAGNTVVVKPAELTPFTALRLAELALEAGLPEGVLNVVPGEGPVVGQRFVTHPHVRKVCFTGSTAVGKRLMALAADDLTRVTLELGGKSANIVFADCDVDAAAAAAPGAVFDNAGQDCCARSRILVQRSVFDRFMESMEPAVHAVRVQDPSLNGDADMGPLISDTQRQRVRGFVEDADSAVQIAFRGDAPDGAGWWYPPTVVVPTGTGDPLWQEEIFGPVVSVLPFEDEADAIAMANDTAYGLAGSIWTDNLGRGLRVARGVRAGNLSVNSHSAVRYSTPFGGFKSSGLGRELGPDALDAFTETKNVFISTAH
- a CDS encoding gamma-glutamyl-gamma-aminobutyrate hydrolase family protein gives rise to the protein MSRPVIGITPYLEPVDRDVWRAQLSVTLPATYAEKVIEAGGIPLVVPPLPDADEEWAARVLGRVDGLILSGGADVEAARYGAQPHPAAQEARPDRDVSELLLAQVGRELDVPTLGICRGMQVMAVAAGGTLNQHLPDDVGHERHSPSPGEWSSHRVLVGQGTPLAALLGAEVTCPTYHHQGVASCPGYDVVARAEDGVVEAIHDPSARWRLGVQWHPEQGDDLRLFEALVAACS
- a CDS encoding glutamine synthetase family protein: MTAPTLTLEELRAQIEAGTIDTVIVAFTDMQGRLQGKRLHAHYFLEHALADGTEGCNYLLAVDVDMNTVAGYAISSWERGYGDFLFELDLTTLRRTPGEPTSATIQCDLAWLDDRGPVREAPRSVLRAQVERAARAGWSAYAGTELEFIVFEQTYEQAWDAQYVGLTSANRYNIDYSIVGGSRVEPLLRDIRNQMWSAGMVVESAKGECNPGQHEIGFLYDEVLRTCDNHVVYKTGAKQIAAQHGRSLTFMAKYDEHEGNSCHIHLSLRGADGAMVFADDVRDGGHSRLFDHFLAGLLATAREFTCFYAPNINSYKRFADGSFAPTAVAWGRDNRTCALRVVGHGPSLRVENRLPGGDVNPYLATAAMLAGGLYGIENELELEPAFEGNAYTSDAPKVPTTLDEARRLLLESDVARAAFGDDVVEHYAHAAEVEIAAFGAAVTDWERKRGFERL
- a CDS encoding 3-oxoacyl-ACP reductase; its protein translation is MPGRLQDKVAVVTGGCSGIGLATVRRFAEEGASVIIADIDEQTGERVADEVHGRFVRTDVTDAEQVEALFATAKSAYGSVDVAFNNAGISPPDDDSILTTGIEAWQRVQHVNLTSVYLCCKAVLPYMIEQKRGSIINTASFVAIMGAATSQISYTASKGGVLAMSRELGVQFARDGVRVNALCPGPVNTPLLKELFAADPERAARRLVHVPVGRFGEPEEIANAVLFLASDESSFITATDFLVDGGISGAYVTPL
- a CDS encoding amino acid permease; this translates as MADDAAPLSDDDALLATLGYKQELSRSWSSFSNFAISFSIISILAGCFTTFGQAWNNGGPVAISWGWPIISAFILIIGLTMSELVSAYPTSGGIYWWASKMGGPGAGFFTGWLNLIGLLAVTASVGYGAATFLDLTLDTLSASWAKHSGLKTVFAIFVVIMVLAALANIFSGHLLAVLNNISVWWHVAGAAIIIAVLIIIPDKHQSASFVFTDRINNSGYADNKYWFLVMPLGLLLTQYTITGFDASAHLSEETQGAAKGAAQGIWRSIFYSAIGGYVLLLAFVFAVQDPKAVTKGGGAVDLIFGQALPQKWHVLILLISTAGQLFCATACLTSASRMTFAFSRDRGIPGSRLLSNVNPRTRIPANAVTFVTVIGILITLPALVEVDVNGAPVPVAFYAVTSVAVIGLYLAFAIPIFLRWRMRDGFEPGSWTLGSKYKWMNIVAVAEIAVICVYFILPFTPTAIPGNKGFSFKYVNYAPVLTIGSLVILAIWWFASARHWFTGPKHTIDEAVTEAFES
- a CDS encoding error-prone DNA polymerase gives rise to the protein MGFSNPPIPWSDLERLLSEGTRPAQRPAYPADGGDGPAFSRKRTAFEAPTLPPDDDVDDGPVVPYAELHAHSHYSFLDGASSPEELVTEAVRRRLRGIALTDHDGLYGVVRMAEAAEAFGDIDTVFGAELSLDLTAPQNGMPDPEGSHLLVLARGQEGYHRLAGALTDGHLAPGSEKGRPIYDLASLAGTADGHWTVLTGCRKGMVRQALERSGDDAALAEVRRLQDLFGAANVLVELTDHGDPADSLRIDRLAEIARRAGVDTVATNAVHYAAPDRFRLASALSAVRARRSLEDLDGWLPSSDQAHIRSGAEMRARFARFPGAVERTADIAADLGFRLRSASPRLPRQEVPDGHTPMSWLRELTWQGAAQAWKELTPAHRERLEHELRVIEAKDFPGYFLIVHEIVSFAHEQGILCQGRGSAAASAVCYALGITVIDPIFYGLPFERFLSELREEAPDIDVDFDAGRREEVIQHVYAKYGRRNAAQVANVITYRPKNAVRDMAKALGHSQGQQDAWSKQVERWGGQIDSADHDIAPAVVELASQVLTFPRHLGIHSGGMVLTDEPVGNVCPIEPARMTDRTVLQWDKDDCAWMGLVKFDLLGLGMLAAVQHTFDLVRTHFGQVWRMETIPRNEPGVYDMLCRADSIGVFQVESRAQIGTLPRLKPRCFYDLTVEIGLIRPGPIQGGAVHPYIRRRTGEEAVTYPHPLLEDVLERTLGIPLFQEQLMQMATTVGNCSTADADLLRRAMGSKRGVEKIETLKAKLYDGMAANGIAPETADEIYNKIEAFANFGFAESHSLSFAVLVYASSWLKLHYPAAFLASLLRAQPMGFYSSQTLVGDARRHGVIVLQPDIHRSNVYADLEAEDGATHGMGGGMESCLRDYQQDEIGEFDATRPPDTERHRRDGQHSVRLGLDDVSALGQEVAERIVACRERDGRFADLSDLARRAELDTEQMEALSLSGALDDLSGSRRGALWQAADATAIKQGQLDINVPYQPPLLPELTLGELLIHDLQATGISPADHPMRHARTVMRERGVLRTSDLLTVESGRRIEVAGVVTHRQRPATASGITFLNLEDETGLINIICSRGVWHRYRVIARSAPAMIIRGVLERSPENIVNVVADRLEKLPIAVELTSRDFR